One segment of Nostoc piscinale CENA21 DNA contains the following:
- a CDS encoding GlsB/YeaQ/YmgE family stress response membrane protein, giving the protein MNIIAWIILGLIAGAIAKAIYPGRQGGGILATMVLGIIGALIGGTLVTLLETGRLQFTAATLSIPGVIVAIIGAIIAIFIWSLLTNRPSY; this is encoded by the coding sequence ATGAATATTATTGCTTGGATTATCTTAGGCTTGATTGCTGGAGCCATCGCTAAAGCTATTTATCCTGGCCGTCAAGGTGGTGGCATTTTGGCAACTATGGTTTTAGGAATCATCGGTGCTTTAATTGGGGGAACTCTGGTTACATTGTTAGAAACTGGCAGGTTGCAATTTACTGCGGCAACACTGAGTATTCCGGGGGTAATTGTTGCCATTATTGGCGCAATTATTGCTATTTTTATCTGGAGTTTACTCACTAACCGCCCCAGTTATTAA
- a CDS encoding 7-carboxy-7-deazaguanine synthase QueE encodes MTANTTEPTARLIEVFSAIQGEGLNVGTRQIFIRFALCDLRCNFCDSSHTWNAPTTCKVERSPGSREFEIHSNPVPLTILLDWIKRQNLPLLHDSISLTGGEPLLHAPFLDEFLPQVRSLTGLPIYLETGGHRPEQLAMILPYLDSVGMDWKLPSVSGETYWQEHTKFLQLCHNNPSLDVFVKIIISQNTNPDELQKTALLIADINPKVPVFLQPVTPLPASEQFTAKPLLAPNPDQVLMWQALMKKFVPHVRVVPQTHKMLNQL; translated from the coding sequence ATGACTGCTAACACTACAGAACCTACCGCACGACTGATTGAGGTCTTTTCTGCTATTCAAGGGGAAGGATTGAATGTCGGGACACGTCAAATTTTTATTCGCTTTGCTTTGTGTGACTTACGCTGTAATTTTTGCGATAGCTCCCACACATGGAATGCACCCACTACCTGTAAGGTAGAACGATCACCTGGATCACGAGAGTTTGAAATTCACTCTAATCCCGTCCCCTTAACCATATTACTCGACTGGATTAAACGTCAAAATCTACCGTTGCTACACGATAGCATTAGCCTGACTGGCGGTGAGCCGCTTTTACATGCCCCTTTTTTGGATGAATTTCTGCCCCAAGTGCGATCGCTTACTGGTTTACCAATATACCTAGAGACTGGGGGACATCGCCCAGAACAACTGGCGATGATTTTGCCTTACCTCGACTCTGTGGGTATGGATTGGAAACTGCCTAGCGTCAGCGGCGAGACTTATTGGCAAGAACATACAAAATTTCTCCAATTATGCCACAACAACCCATCTTTGGATGTTTTTGTCAAGATAATTATTTCGCAAAATACAAATCCCGATGAGTTGCAAAAAACAGCTTTACTGATAGCAGATATCAATCCAAAAGTTCCTGTTTTTTTACAACCAGTTACCCCCTTACCTGCTTCTGAACAGTTCACGGCTAAACCCCTACTTGCTCCAAATCCTGACCAAGTGCTGATGTGGCAAGCTTTAATGAAAAAATTTGTGCCTCATGTCCGGGTTGTGCCGCAAACTCATAAAATGCTCAATCAATTGTGA
- a CDS encoding outer membrane beta-barrel protein translates to MKGLLRSFLTISALSSLVIAPLVMNAGQAAAQDKKGTDASYIGAGVAAGVTNGGLNNDAANLGGNLTGRVKLGNLPVSARGNVLWNDKTTSIIPEVSVDVPIANRTNAYVTGGYSFVEKDGSPSPLGNRDSVVVGAGVESEVANNFLIYTNAKVGLRAYQNSPASAVSINGGIGYRFK, encoded by the coding sequence ATGAAAGGTTTACTTCGGTCTTTCCTGACAATTTCAGCATTGTCTTCTTTAGTTATTGCACCTCTTGTAATGAATGCAGGACAAGCTGCTGCTCAAGATAAAAAAGGGACTGATGCTAGTTATATTGGTGCTGGTGTTGCAGCAGGCGTGACCAATGGCGGACTCAACAACGATGCAGCTAACCTTGGCGGTAATCTCACAGGTAGAGTGAAATTAGGAAACCTCCCAGTTTCTGCACGGGGTAATGTTCTCTGGAATGATAAGACGACTAGTATTATTCCAGAAGTTTCCGTAGACGTGCCAATTGCTAATAGAACTAATGCCTATGTCACTGGTGGTTATTCTTTTGTTGAAAAAGATGGTTCACCCAGTCCTTTGGGTAATAGAGATTCTGTAGTTGTGGGTGCTGGTGTGGAATCAGAAGTTGCGAATAACTTCCTGATTTACACAAATGCCAAAGTTGGGCTACGTGCTTATCAAAATAGTCCCGCTTCTGCTGTTAGCATCAACGGTGGTATTGGCTATCGTTTTAAATAA
- a CDS encoding anti-sigma factor antagonist (This anti-anti-sigma factor, or anti-sigma factor antagonist, belongs to a family that includes characterized members SpoIIAA, RsbV, RsfA, and RsfB.): MATKVQSFMTSQPTEVNFPVTSLNETAIVQVSARLSVLEAVGFKQTCQDLIATNPHLKKIIVDFHQTIFMDSSGLGALVSNYKIGQETGITIILRDVTPQVMAVLTLTGLEQVFPMESSGEAAFVADENDIEASKNNFRKLEQLPTTHPSIASWMKRLIDIVGSLVGLVITGILLIPIVIAITIDDPGPIFFSQTRCGWMGKRFKIWKFRSMCVDAEAKKALVKNQVQGAFFKNDNDPRITKVGRFLRRTSLDELPQFWNVLKGDMSLVGTRPPTPDEVERYEVPEWQRLDVKPGMTGEWQVNGRSTVRSFEDVIRLDLQYQKNWSLLYDLKLILKTVAILFNKKKWRCLAKI, encoded by the coding sequence ATGGCAACGAAAGTGCAGAGCTTCATGACTAGCCAACCCACAGAGGTAAATTTCCCAGTTACTTCCCTCAATGAAACGGCGATAGTGCAGGTATCGGCGCGGTTAAGCGTGCTAGAAGCAGTCGGCTTTAAACAAACCTGCCAAGACCTCATCGCAACTAACCCACACCTCAAGAAAATCATTGTTGATTTTCACCAGACGATTTTCATGGACAGTAGTGGTTTAGGCGCTCTGGTCAGTAATTACAAAATTGGTCAAGAAACAGGAATTACTATCATTCTGCGAGATGTTACCCCGCAAGTTATGGCGGTACTAACTCTGACAGGATTAGAACAAGTTTTTCCGATGGAGTCTAGCGGCGAAGCAGCATTTGTCGCAGATGAAAATGATATAGAAGCCTCTAAAAATAATTTTCGTAAACTAGAGCAACTTCCTACCACTCACCCTTCTATAGCCTCTTGGATGAAACGCTTGATTGATATAGTGGGTTCATTAGTGGGTTTAGTAATTACAGGAATTTTGCTTATCCCGATTGTCATTGCAATTACAATTGATGATCCTGGCCCAATTTTCTTTAGTCAAACCCGCTGTGGCTGGATGGGTAAGCGATTTAAAATTTGGAAATTTCGCTCTATGTGTGTAGATGCGGAAGCCAAAAAAGCTTTAGTCAAAAATCAAGTACAGGGTGCATTTTTTAAGAATGACAACGACCCCAGAATTACCAAAGTCGGGCGATTTTTACGGCGCACAAGTTTAGATGAATTGCCACAATTTTGGAATGTTTTAAAAGGTGATATGAGTTTAGTAGGTACTAGACCACCGACACCTGATGAAGTTGAACGTTACGAAGTACCAGAGTGGCAACGTCTAGATGTGAAACCAGGAATGACTGGAGAATGGCAAGTCAATGGTCGGTCTACAGTCCGCAGTTTTGAAGATGTGATTCGCCTGGATTTACAATATCAAAAAAACTGGAGTTTGCTGTACGATTTAAAGTTAATTTTGAAAACTGTTGCTATTTTGTTTAACAAAAAAAAGTGGCGCTGTTTAGCAAAAATATAA
- a CDS encoding ADP-ribosylglycohydrolase family protein, producing MQTATQTLSGLMGLCVGDALGVPVEFTSRAERIKFPVTKMLGYGTWHQPPGTWSDDSSLTFCLAESLCRGYSLDAIALSFWRWYKQAYWTPRGEIFGIGQSTHAAIMRINQGVPPLEAGGTSEMSNGNGSLMRTLPMAYCHKTLNFSELISRVHQVSCITHAHVRSQMACGIYTSIAIELLQGANLPTAYTQGLEKVQTIYSAPQFLAEMHHFARVFSGEIASLPIEEIKSGGYVIETLEASLWCLLNSTSYAEAVLKAVNLGGHTDTTAAVTGGLAGIYYGIEGIPQLWVNQVARKQDIMNLARRFTLAVYTHN from the coding sequence ATGCAAACCGCTACACAAACATTGTCTGGTTTGATGGGTTTATGTGTCGGTGATGCCTTGGGTGTGCCTGTGGAGTTTACAAGCCGCGCTGAACGCATAAAATTCCCTGTCACGAAAATGCTGGGTTACGGCACATGGCATCAACCGCCGGGAACTTGGTCTGATGATAGTTCCCTAACGTTTTGCTTGGCAGAAAGCCTTTGCCGAGGGTATTCTTTGGATGCCATAGCTTTGTCTTTTTGGCGGTGGTACAAACAAGCTTACTGGACTCCTAGAGGGGAAATATTTGGCATTGGCCAGAGTACTCATGCAGCTATTATGCGAATTAACCAAGGCGTTCCACCTTTAGAGGCTGGGGGAACCAGCGAAATGAGTAATGGTAATGGTTCTTTGATGAGAACTTTACCGATGGCTTATTGTCATAAAACCTTAAATTTCTCGGAATTGATTTCGCGGGTGCATCAGGTGTCGTGTATTACCCATGCTCATGTGCGATCGCAAATGGCCTGCGGCATTTATACTAGTATCGCCATTGAACTCCTGCAAGGTGCTAATTTGCCCACAGCTTACACTCAAGGCTTAGAGAAAGTTCAAACTATTTATTCTGCACCGCAATTTCTGGCAGAAATGCACCATTTTGCGAGAGTATTCAGTGGTGAAATCGCCAGCTTACCAATTGAAGAGATTAAATCTGGCGGCTATGTCATTGAAACCCTAGAAGCATCGTTATGGTGTTTGTTAAACAGCACATCCTATGCAGAAGCTGTGTTAAAAGCTGTGAATTTGGGCGGACACACAGATACAACTGCGGCTGTCACCGGTGGGTTAGCGGGAATTTACTACGGTATTGAGGGTATACCTCAACTCTGGGTAAATCAAGTTGCTCGGAAACAAGACATTATGAATTTGGCTAGGCGTTTTACTTTAGCGGTTTACACGCATAACTAG
- a CDS encoding esterase-like activity of phytase family protein, with protein sequence MISVKHWISGFGLSLVTAVVSITGAATTASAVSLVNGITISANSTDLSASSINSANTNRLGFFSDLYYDRYNNVYYSLADRGPGGGVISYNPRVQKFSLDVDQNTGAISNFQLLDTILFTQNGQNFNGLNPGILNGNASILGRSFDPEGFAIAPNGNFYVSDEYGPSVYEFSPTGSFIRAFNTPSNLIPRQSDGTINYVDGRPTISTGRQDNRGFEGVTLSPDGSRLFAMLQDPLVNEGSPDGRRSRNLRIVEFDTNTGNSTAQYIYQLESLADINARVPDDTFGANSQGRNIGISSITALNNNEFLVLERDNRGVGVEDPTGAIPVASKRIYKIDLTGATNVTDISLTGINDLPTGVTPVSKTLFADIAEFLRNAGQPIPEKFEGLAIGPQLADGSYALIVGTDNDFSVTQNGDNEQFDVCTDGINSSTVPIDSGCPTGQSLIPTFVYALNASQAELDGFVPPARVPEPTTTAGLILLAASSLFVKRQFKSMQK encoded by the coding sequence ATGATTTCTGTCAAGCATTGGATTTCTGGATTCGGTCTTTCCCTGGTCACTGCCGTCGTGAGTATTACAGGAGCAGCGACTACTGCTAGTGCTGTGTCTCTGGTTAATGGCATCACAATTTCAGCCAATAGTACAGATTTATCTGCTTCTAGTATTAATAGCGCCAATACTAATCGCCTAGGGTTTTTCTCTGACCTGTACTACGATCGCTACAATAATGTGTACTATAGTCTCGCTGATCGCGGCCCCGGTGGTGGTGTCATCAGCTACAATCCACGAGTGCAGAAATTTTCTTTAGATGTTGACCAAAATACAGGTGCTATCAGTAATTTCCAGTTATTAGACACGATTCTCTTCACCCAAAATGGTCAAAACTTTAATGGCTTGAATCCGGGAATCCTTAATGGGAATGCCAGCATTCTTGGTCGCAGTTTTGACCCAGAAGGATTTGCGATCGCTCCGAATGGCAATTTCTACGTTTCCGATGAATATGGCCCCTCTGTCTACGAATTTAGCCCCACTGGTTCTTTTATTCGGGCATTTAATACCCCCAGCAATCTGATCCCCAGACAAAGTGACGGCACAATTAACTACGTTGATGGTCGTCCAACTATTTCTACTGGTCGTCAAGACAATCGTGGCTTTGAAGGCGTAACCCTTAGCCCAGACGGTAGCCGCCTATTTGCCATGCTGCAAGACCCGTTAGTTAACGAAGGTTCCCCAGATGGACGACGCAGCCGCAATTTACGGATAGTTGAATTTGACACCAACACCGGGAATAGTACTGCTCAATACATCTATCAGCTAGAAAGTTTGGCAGATATTAATGCTCGTGTCCCTGATGATACTTTTGGAGCCAATTCTCAAGGGCGCAATATTGGTATTAGTTCCATTACAGCCTTGAACAATAACGAATTTTTAGTCCTGGAACGGGATAATCGTGGTGTGGGTGTGGAAGATCCCACAGGTGCGATCCCTGTTGCTAGTAAACGCATCTACAAAATTGATTTGACTGGTGCAACCAATGTGACTGATATTAGCTTGACAGGTATCAATGATTTACCAACTGGAGTCACACCCGTTAGTAAGACTTTGTTTGCGGATATTGCCGAATTTCTGAGAAATGCTGGACAACCCATTCCCGAAAAATTTGAAGGATTGGCAATTGGGCCGCAGCTTGCTGATGGTTCTTACGCCTTGATTGTGGGGACAGATAACGACTTCAGCGTGACTCAAAATGGCGATAATGAACAATTTGACGTGTGTACAGATGGGATAAACTCCTCTACAGTCCCCATTGATAGTGGTTGTCCTACAGGACAGTCTTTAATTCCGACCTTTGTTTATGCCTTAAACGCCAGCCAAGCAGAATTGGACGGATTTGTACCACCAGCAAGAGTCCCCGAACCAACCACAACGGCGGGACTAATTTTACTAGCTGCTAGTAGTTTATTTGTGAAGCGGCAGTTTAAATCTATGCAAAAGTAA
- a CDS encoding CsbD family protein — protein MSIENRIEATAKNIEGKVQEVVGEVTGNPADKAEGKAKQAEANVIHTTENIKDELKKAID, from the coding sequence ATGAGTATCGAAAACCGCATCGAAGCAACTGCTAAAAATATTGAAGGTAAAGTGCAGGAAGTAGTTGGTGAAGTTACAGGTAATCCCGCAGATAAGGCTGAAGGTAAAGCTAAACAAGCGGAAGCAAACGTAATTCATACCACAGAAAACATCAAAGATGAACTTAAAAAAGCTATAGACTAA
- a CDS encoding HNH endonuclease, which yields MNKTPRIRIPPEVRQYVFQRDKYQCQSCGKMDLETNLTIDHIIPLARGGQNDISNLHTLCLTCNLKKSDKTDQRFRRHFQS from the coding sequence ATGAATAAAACCCCCCGGATTCGGATACCACCTGAAGTTAGGCAATATGTATTTCAACGTGATAAATATCAATGTCAAAGCTGCGGTAAGATGGACTTAGAAACTAATTTGACAATTGACCATATCATTCCCTTGGCGCGTGGTGGTCAAAATGATATCAGCAATTTACACACTCTTTGCTTGACTTGTAATCTTAAAAAATCTGACAAAACAGATCAGCGTTTTCGGCGACATTTTCAAAGTTAA